Proteins encoded by one window of Lathyrus oleraceus cultivar Zhongwan6 chromosome 1, CAAS_Psat_ZW6_1.0, whole genome shotgun sequence:
- the LOC127112211 gene encoding uncharacterized protein LOC127112211 — protein MSQDHRKLDSNLICNIIKSLINSDASLKVKHIIAHIRETFNYTISYKKAWISKNKAITAIYGNWETSYNDLPQWLLVMKTFLPGTIIELETLPIFSNEGTQISGARVFHCLFWAFQPCIKGFAFCKPVVQVDGTWLYGKYRGTLLMAVAQDGNRNIFPIAFALVEGETEEAWSFFLRNLRMHVTPQPNLCLISDQHQSIKSANNNPDNGWYALNEATYEYYRGEIRKVNIEALQWIDNIPREKWTRSFDGGKRWGHMTTNLAESMNSVLKSTRNLPITALVKSTYYRMGTLFGKRGHDWTKMLGSGKLFTENCMKGIEEEVIKSNSHTVMQFDRERFCFQVQETVHHSDGRPTTHYNVDLQNLTCECGRFQTFHVPCSHVIAACSSIRQDYSVHIADVFKVVNVFKVYEESFIRIPTETSWPQYEGDTLFHNDRMRRNKKGLPNSCRIRTEMDNAEKEKRRCGICREIGHMRRKCPTRPDPST, from the exons ATGTCTCAAGATCATAGAAAACTTGACTCTAATCTAATATGTAACATTATCAAGTCTCTAATCAACAGTGATGCCTCACTGAAAGTGAAACACATCATCGCTCATATTCGGGAGACATTCAACTACACAATCTCTTACAAAAAGGCATGGATTTCAAAGAATAAGGCTATCACTGCTATTTATGGAAACTGGGAGACTTCATACAACGACCTGCCGCAATGGTTGTTGGTCATGAAAACATTTCTACCAGGTACTATAATAGAACTCGAGACCCTTCCTATATTTTCAAATGAAGGGACTCAAATCAGTGGTGCTAGAGTTTTTCACTGCCTTTTTTGGGCTTTCCAACCATGCATCAAgggttttgcattctgcaaaccgGTGGTTCAAGTAGATGGCACATGGTTATATGGAAAGTACAGGGGAACTTTGTTAATGGCTGTGGCACAAGACGGAAATAGGAACATATTTCCAATAGCTTTTGCATTGGTAGAGGGTGAAACCGAAGAAGCATGGAGTTTTTTCTTGAGAAATCTTAGAATGCATGTGACACCACAACCCAACCTATGTTTGATATCAGATCAACATCAGTCAATAAAGAGTGCCAATAATAACCCGGATAATGGCTG GTATGCATTAAATGAGGCAACATATGAATACTACAGGGGAGAGATACGTAAGGTTAACATAGAAGCGTTACAATGGATAGACAATATTCCAAGAGAAAAATGGACGAGATCATTTGATGGAGGGAAACGTTGGGGTCATATGACTACCAACCTCGCAGAATCAATGAACTCAGTTTTAAAATCCACACGCAACCTACCTATTACCGCTTTGGTAAAATCAACATATTATCGAATGGGCACACTGTTTGGGAAAAGAGGACATGATTGGACTAAAATGTTGGGTTCTGGCAAACTGTTCACTGAAAACTGCATGAAGGGAATTGAGGAGGAAGTAATCAAATCAAATAGCCACACAGTCATGCAATTTGATCGTGAGAGATTCTGCTTCCAGGTCCAGGAGACTGTTCATCATAGTGATGGCAGACCGACTACCCATTACAACGTCGACCTTCAAAATCTTACGTGTGAGTGTGGAAGATTCCAAACGTTTCATGTCCCTTGCTCACATGTTATTGCAGCGTGTTCAAGCATAAGACAAGACTATTCTGTGCATATAGCTGACGTGTTCAAAGTTGTAAACGTATTTAAGGTCTACGAGGAAAGTTTCATCAGGATCCCGACCGAAACAAGTTGGCCACAATATGAAGGTGACACGCTATTCCACAACGACCGCATGCGGAGAAACAAGAAAGGTCTCCCAAACAGTTGTCGgattagaactgaaatggacaacgctgaaaaagaaaaaagaaggTGTGGTATTTGTCGAGAAATAGGACATATGCGCAGAAAATGTCCAACCAGGCCTGACCCTTCTACTTAG
- the LOC127112225 gene encoding uncharacterized protein LOC127112225: MNQIEKVLNKKQLLKRSLQFVLSISAFSIFLCYYSSGFFINTQTLNVYFFYTCFFTFFTHTLERKYMFLICNGILAFLAKNLFIITTTTTSSDSESLSIVSFESLEEVGDVMADEEYYEEKVEEHEEGTLYIQNEGIDEEGGTESEIDVNVLAQDDDDGEETTLTTNEELVNTEELNRKFEEFIRRMKEEMKIEAQRHLIAV; the protein is encoded by the coding sequence ATGAATCAAATTGAGAAAGTATTAAACAAAAAGCAATTATTGAAAAGATCTTTGCAGTTTGTTCTCTCAATTTCTGCTTTTTCTATCTTCCTTTGTTACTACTCTTCTGGATTTTTCATAAACACTCAAACATTGAATGTTTACTTCTTCTACACATGCTTTTTCACCTTTTTCACTCACACCCTTGAAAGGAAATACATGTTTCTGATTTGTAATGGAATCCTTGCATTTCTAGCTAAGAACTTGTTCATcatcacaacaacaacaacctctTCAGATTCTGAGTCTCTTTCTATTGTAAGTTTTGAATCTTTAGAGGAAGTTGGTGATGTTATGGCTGATGAAGAATACTATGAAGAAAAAGTTGAAGAGCATGAAGAAGGTACGTTATATATCCAAAATGAAGGGATTGATGAAGAAGGAGGAACAGAAAGTGAGATTGATGTTAATGTGTTGGCACAAGATGATGATGATGGAGAAGAAACAACATTGACAACAAATGAAGAATTAGTGAATACAGAAGAATTGAACAGAAAGTTTGAAGAATTCATAAGGAGAATGAAAGAGGAGATGAAGATTGAAGCTCAAAGACACCTTATTGCAGTTTAG